Within the Senegalia massiliensis genome, the region TAAGCTTTACAAGAAAGGAGCAAATAGTTATACTTATATTAGTTGTACTTGTAATAGGTATAATAGGATTTAATTTGATATTTAAAAATAAAAATGAAATTATTTACGAAGAAATAGAAGATGAACATATTGTCGAAGATACAGAAGTTGAAAATGAAGATGATAAGAAATATGAAGAAGAAATAGTAATACATATTAGTGGAGCAGTAAATAAATCAGGCATATTTACTTTGAAATCTAATAGTAGAGTAAATGATGCAGTTCTAGCTGCTGGAGGACTTACTGATGAAGCTGATATTGATAGAATAAATCTAGCTAAAAAAATAAATGATGAAGAAAAAATTCATATTTATAAAATAGGAGAAGAACAATTAACTCAAGATACAAATACTAGTACTAATATAAATGATTTAGATTCAACTGAAGAAAATCTTGAAAAGGTAAATATAAATACAGCAGATATTACGCTTTTAGAATCATTACCTGGAATAGGAAAAATTAAAGCAAATAATATTATTGAATATAGAAAAAATAGTAATTTCAAAAATATAGAAGATATAATGAATGTTGATGGTATTGGAGAAAAGACATTTCAGAATATAAAAAACAAATTAACTATATAGAAAGGAAGTATATATATGAAAGATGAATTAAGACTTACTCAAATGACTGCTGCATCTGGTTGAGCAGCTAAAATAGGTCCTGAGACCTTGGCACAAGTTTTGTGTCATATACCTAAAAATATTGACCCTAATCTAATAGTTGGAATAGATACATCAGATGATGGAGCTGTATATAAAATTAATGAAGATACTGCAATAATTCAAACAGTTGATTTTTTCACACCAGTTGTAGATGATCCTTATACATTTGGACAAATAGCTGCAGCTAATTCTTTAAGTGATGTTTATGCTATGGGAGGAGATCCTAAATTAGCAATGAATATTATTGCATTTCCTAACTGTTTATCTACAGAAGTTATGACGGAAATTTTAAAAGGGGGAAACGATAAGGTTTTAGAAGCAGGAGCTTTGATAGTTGGAGGACATACAGTAGAAGATAATGAACCAAAATATGGACTTACTGTAACAGGATTTATACATCCAGAAGATGTTGTAACAAATAGTAATTTAAAAGAAAATGATTATTTAGTTATTACTAAACCATTAGGACTTGGAATATTAAATACAGCTATAAAAGCTGATATGGTAAGTCCTGAAGGTTATAAAAAAGCTGTAAAAACAATGACTACACTTAACAAAAAGGCAAAAGATGCTATGATTGAAGTAGGGATAAATAGTTGCACAGATATAACTGGATTTGGTCTTTTAGGTCATGCATTAGAAATGGCTAAAGGTAGTAATAAAACTATAAAGTTTTCTTCAGAAAAAATACCTTATATAAAAGAGGCTTATGAATTAGCAAATATGGGGATAATACCAGAAGGTGCTTATACAAATAAATCATTTATAGGAAATGATGTAAAGATAAGTGAAAATGTTTCTGAACCATTAAAAGATATGATGTTTGATCCTCAAACATCAGGTGGATTACTAATATCAGTTTCTGAAGAAAAAATAGATATGTTAATGGAGCAATTAAAGACACTCGATACAGAGTATGATATAATAGGAAGAGTTTTTAACAAACAAAAGCATTATATAATTGTAGAATAAAGGGTGAAATAGATGGAGAGTACAAAGAATTTATTTAGAATGTTGCCTAAGGTTGATGATATATTAGAAAAAGAAAAAATTCAAATTGCATTAGAATACATTCCTAGAAATATAATTTTGGAATCCATAAGAGAAGTATTAGATCAAATAAGAAATGATATTTTAAATTCTAAAATTTTAAAAGAGGAATTAGACAGTAGAATTAATGACATACCTGAAACAATAATAAAAAAAGCTAAATATAAAATAAATCCTAAACTAAAAAGAGTTATAAATGGAACAGGGACAGTTATTCATACTAACCTTGGAAGGTCTTTAATTTCTAAATCAATAATGGAAAAAGTAGTAGATACAGCATCCAATTATTCAAATTTAGAGTATGATTTAGAAAAAGGAGAAAGAGGTTCTAGATATAGTCATATAGAAGATATTATATGTAGAATAACAGGTGCTGAATCTGCTTTGGTAGTAAATAATAATGCTTCTGCTGTGATGTTAATACTAAATACACTTGGCAAAGGTAAAGAAGTGATTGTTTCTAGAGGAGAGTTAGTTGAAATAGGAGGTTCTTTTAGAGTTCCAAGTGTTATGGAACAAAGTGGTGCTATTTTAGTTGATGTAGGAACCACTAATAAAACTCATAAATTAGATTATGAAAATAATATAAATGAAGAAACTGCTATTTTACTTAAAGTTCATACAAGTAATTATAAAATTGTGGGATTTACTGAAGAAGTAGATTTAGAAAGTCTAGTAAAAATAGGTCATTCAAATAATATTCCAGTAGTAGAAGATATAGGTAGTGGTGTTCTTATTGATTTAAGCAAATATGGATTAAGTTATGAACCTACAGTTCAAGAGTCTATAAAGAGTGGAGTAGATATTGTAAGCTTTAGTGGAGATAAATTACTAGGTGGTCCACAGGCAGGAATAATTGTAGGAAAAAAAGATTTAATAAATAGGATGAAAAAGAATCAACTTACAAGAGCTTTACGAGTTGATAAGATGACTTTAGCAGCACTTGAACTTACTCTTCGTGAATACTTAGATGAACAAAAGGCTATAAAAAATATAGAAACTTTAAATATGCTTACTATGGATATAAGAGAAATAGAAGAAAAAGCAAATAAGTTATACAATTTATTAAGAGATATAGAAAAAATAGAATGTAAAATAGAGGATGATTATTCTCAAGTAGGAGGAGGAGCATTACCTTTAGAAAAAATAAAGACTAAGGTAATAAGTTTATACTCTAACTCAATAAAGATTAGCGAATTAGAAAAAAGTCTTAGATCATTTAATCCACCTATAATAGGAAGAATAAAAAATGATAAGTTATATATAGATTTAAGAACAATAAAAGAAGATGAGCTTGAGTTAATATTTGAAGGGGTAATATCTTCTATAAATGATTAAGAGGTGTTTAGTTATGAAGAACGTTATTATAGGAACAGCAGGACATATAGATCATGGTAAAACTACTCTTATTAAAGCACTTACAGGCAGAGAAACTGATAATTTAAAGCAGGAAAAAGATAGGGGTATATCAATTGAGTTAGGATTTACATACTTTGATTTACCTAGTGGTAGGCGAGCAGGAATAATAGATGTACCAGGTCATGAAAAATTCATAAAAAATATGTTAGCTGGTGTTAGTGGGATGGATGTTGTTATTTTAGTAGTAGCATCAGACGAAGGAATGATGCCACAGACTATAGAACATTTAAATATACTTAATTTATTAAATATAAAAAAGGGAATAATAGCATTAACTAAAAGAGATGTTGTAGACAATGAATGGATAGAGCTTGTAAAAGAGGATATATCTGAAAGTGTACAAAATACATTTTTAAAAGATGCTAAGATAATAGAAGTGTCTTCTACAAAATTAAAGGGTATAGATGAATTATCAATGGAAATAGATAATTTGACGAGAGAAATAGAAAATAGAGACACTGAAAATATACCAAGATTACCTATTGATAGAGTATTTACACTTACTGGTTTTGGAACTATAATAACAGGGACTCTACTTCAAGGAAGTTTAAAAGTAAGTGATGAGGTAGAAATTTATCCTAAAGGATTAAAAGCTAGAATAAGGTCGGTACAAGTTCATGGTGAAGATACTGATATAGCTTTGGCTGGACAAAGAGTAGCAATTAATTTAGTAGGAGTTAAAAAATCTGAAATTGAAAAAGGGAATATTATTTCTTATCCAGATTCTATGATAAATACAAGAATGATAGATGTGAAATTAAATTTATTAGAAAATTCTCCCTGGATAATAGAAAACAGAACAAGACTTAGATTATATTTAGGAACTGAAGAAATATTATGTAGAGCAATTTTGTTAGATAAAGAAAATTTAACTCCTGGTGAAAGTGGATATGTTCAATTAAGGCTTGAAAACATTACTTCTTCAAAAATAGGTGATAGATTTATTGTTAGATTTTACTCGCCTATGACAACTGTTGGTGGTGGAATTGTACTGGATAATAACCCCACTAAGAAAAAAAGATTTAAAAATGATATAATAAAAGAGTTAAAAGCAAGGGAAACTGGAAATAAAGAAAAAATATTAGAAGAGAGTATAAAAGAAAAAAGTAGAATATTTCCTTCAACAAAGGATTTAGCAATTGAACTTGTAACAACTGAATCAGAAATAAAAAATATTACAAATAAGTTAACTGAAGATCAAAAAATAATTAAGTTTACAATGTCTGATGGTGAGAATTTTATTCATATAGACTACTTTGAATATATGAAAAGAGAAATTGTTGAGTTTTTACAAAAATATCATGAAAAAAATTCTCTTAAAAAAGGCATTTTAAAAGAGGAAATAAAAAGTAAGTACTTTTCTAATATTAAACCTAAGTTATCAGAATTATTTATTGATAGACTTATATATGATAATATTATTAAACAAGATAATTTATATATATCTCTAAATAATTTTCAAATAAAATTTAGTGAAAAGGAAAAATCTATTAAAGATAATATTAATGATTTAATATTAAAAGATAAATTCAATCCTCCTAAAATAAATGAATTAATCAATAGTTTAAAATATAAAGAAGAAGAATTATTAAAAGTAGTAGATGCTTGTATTCAACAAGAAAAAATAATATTATTAGATGAGGATATTATAATATCTAAACAAGCATATGATGAGTCTATAGATATTATAAAGGATTATTTAAAGAAGAATAGTTCTATTTCTTTAGGTGAATTTAGAGATCTTTTAAATACTAGTAGAAAATTTGCTATGGCTCTATTAGAAGATTTTGATAGAAATAAATTTACTAAAAGAATTGAAGATAAGAGAATAATATATTAAAATAAATTAAAAGAATAATATTAAATTTAATATTTCATTCAAAATTTAAGTAGAGGTGAAAAAATGGCTAATAAAATACTAATTGTTGATGATGAAACCTTATTAGTTAAAGGTTTAAAATATAGTCTTGAGCAAGATGATTATGATATTGATACTGCATTTGATGGGAAAGAAGCTTTAAATAAGGCATTAAACAATGAATTTGATTTAATCATATTAGATCTTATGTTACCGGAGATGGATGGATTAGAAGTTTGTCAAAAAATTAGAGAGACTTCATCTGTACCTATAATAATGCTTACTGCTAAAGGTGAAGATATGAATAAAATACTTGGATTAGAATATGGTGCAGATGATTATTTAACTAAACCCTTTAACATTTTAGAATTAAAGGCTAGAATAAAGGCTATATTAAGAAGATCTACAAATAAACAATCTAATTCTCATGATCAAGTGATACAAGTGGAAGAGTTTACAATAAATACTCTAGGAAGAAAAGTTTCTATAGGAGACAAGGAAGTAAATCTTACTGCTAAAGAGTTTGACTTATTACTCTTATTAGCTACAAATCCCGGTAAAATTTTTACAAGAGAAGAACTACTTGAGATTATTTGGGGATATGAATACTTTGGTGATTTAAGAACAGTTGATGTTCATATTAGAAGACTAAGAGAGAAAATAGAAAAGAATTCTTCACAAGCTGAGTATATCCTTACAAAATGGGGAGTTGGTTATTATTTTAGGAGTAAGAAAAAATAAAAAAACAAGATTTATTAGCATAAGGTGGAAACTTGTTTCCACCTATTTGTTATTAGTAATAGTATTGCTATTAGTAATAAATATTTTTATAACTAAAACGATTACTAATATATATTTAGAAGAAAAGAAAATTGATATGCTTGCCAAAACTAATATAATAGCAAATGATATTGATTATTATACTAGTTCTAATTCTAATTCTATAATATATGAAATAACTAAAAATGAAGTTATAAATTATGGTAAAGAAATTAATTCAAGGATTATTATTGTAGATGAAGATGGAAATGTAACTATTGACTCAAAAGAAGAATTTAGAGGACAAGAATTTGAACATAAAGAAATTAACTCAGCATTAAAAGGTAAGAATATTTCTAATGATTATAATTTTAAAGAATACGGACATTTATTATATACATCAGTTCCACTTATTATAAATGGTAAAATAGAGGGAGCAGTACTTACATCTACTTCAATAGATAATATATTTGTGAGAGTTAATAGTATTAAAAATGCACTATATTGGATATCATTTTTAAGTGTTATATTTGTAGCTATAATTAGTTTTATATTGGCTAATATTTTTTCAAAACCAATACAAAAATTTACTAATGTAATATTAAATATGGCACGAGGAAATTTAAACCAAAAAGTTGAAATTCATACAAATGATGAATTTAATCAACTAGCTAATGCATTTAATATAATGAGTACAAAGTTAGATCAAGTTGATATTCAGAGGAAAGATTTTGTGGCCAACGTTTCACATGAACTTAGAACACCTCTTAGCTCTATTAAATTATTATCAGAATCACTTTTGCATCAAGATACAGTTGATGAAAATGTATATAAAGAGTTTTTATCAGATATTGATTCTGAAATAGATAGATTGAATAATATAATTGATGATTTATTATCTTTAGTTGATTTAGATAAGGAAAAATTAAATTTAAACTATAAAGTAACTTATATAAATCATTTATTAGAAAAAATCATTACAAGATTGAAGCCTATTTCAGAAGAAAAAAATATCGAATTAAATTATATTGAAAAGGCTAAAATTCAATTAAATGTTGATAAAAATAAGATACAGCAAGCTATAATTAATATTATTCATAATGCAATTAAATATACTCATGAAAATGGAAATGTAGATGTTATATTATATTCTGATAATAAAAATGCTATTATTGAAATAAAAGACAATGGAATAGGTATACCAGAAAAAGATTTAGAACATATTTTTGAGAGATTTTATAGAGTAGATAAGGCTAGAACTAGAAATACTGGTGGTACTGGATTAGGACTTTCTATAGCAAATCAAATAATAACATTGCATCAAGGTAATATAGAAGTAAAAAGTGAAATAAATAAAGGAACAAAATTTTATATAAAATTACCATTAGATGATAATGTATCTTTAGATTAAGGAAGGTGATATTGTGAAAATTTATTTTAAAAATATAAATATAATGATAATTATTATATTTATAGCTACTATAATTAGTGGATGTCAAACTTACGATGATATGTTAACTTCAGATAGTAAGTCTCCGATAATATCTCCTCATCCTTTAGAAAATAATTTTGATGCGATACTCTATTACTCTGATAAGTATAATGAAAAATTAGTAATGAAAAACAAAAAAATAGAAGATATAACAAAGAATATAGAGCTAGAAATATTAGAAGAATTAATAAGTGGCTTAGATGGAGAAAATATAGATAATTTAATTCCTAAAGAGACTAAAATACGTTCTATTGACATCGAAAATCAAATTGCATATATAAATTTATCAAATGATATAATAAAAGAGGACTTATCACCTAGCGAAGAAGTATTATTAACTTATTCTATTGTAAATACTATTACAGAATTAGACTCTATAAAAAGTGTACAATTATTAATAGATGGTGAAAAGAAGGAATTTTTATCAAATGTAATGAATATAGAAAAGCCATTACAATATAGTGAATTATTAGTAGAAGACAAATTTATAAATCCATTTGATACAATAAAAGATTATTATAATATGTTAAACAATAGAGAAAGCTCTAAATTAGCTTCATTATTTAAAAATACAGATAAAAAGAGTAGAGTATATTATGAAATACAATATATAGATAAGAATGTAAAAAAGTATAATATTAAATCATATAAATTAAATAATTACAAAAAGACTTTATTAGTAGATGTTGTAGTTGAGGCTATTACAAATGATGATAAAAAGGTAAAGTATAATAAATTATTTAGTATGGAATATTCAGATGCTCAATTAGAAAAGACATTTAAAATAAATGAAATATATTAATGTAACTTAATATTTATACTACTTCTTGACAAGTAAATAACTTGTGTTATACTATAAAAGTACAAAAGATAATAAGGGAGTAGATGGGTGCTGGTGTGCCTTCTGGTCTTCAAAACCAGTTCGGGGCGTTAGGAGCGTCCTGGGTGAGTTCGATTCTCACATATTCCCGCCAATTTAAACGCCTATGGCGTTTTTTTATTTGGTTTTTTAAAAAAATGTTGATATAATAGTTATATCATAAAGCTAAATTGATTATATATTTAGTGAAAGGAGTAATAAATGAAAACTAAAAAAGTTATGGTATGTGTTACTCAACAAAAGACTTGTGAAAGACTTATAGAGGGTGGAAGTAATAAGGTTGATAAAGAAAATGATGAGTTATATGTTATTCATGTAGTAAATGAAAATGATACTTTTCTTTATGAGAACAATGATAGTAGAGCATTAGAATATCTTTTTAGAGTTTCAAAAGCTGTGGGAGCAGATTTAACTGTAATTAGATCAAAGGATGTAATTAAAGCAATAGTTGACTTTGCAAAGGATAAAAAAATAACAGATATTGTAATGGGAGAATCTCCATCTGGAAAAGAACAGGAAAATAGCATAGAAATAAACTTGAAGAATAAATTACCTAAATGTGATTTTTCAGTTATTTAAATAATTTTTATTCAGTTTTTTTAGAAAGGGTATATATATTATAAATTTAATAAAGGGATGAGGAAAATGAGTAAATTTATTTATAAATTAAGTATGATACCCAAATTTTTTAAAGATAGAGATGTATCTTTACCTAAAAAAGCATTAATTGTTCTTGCAGCAATGTATTTAATATTTCCGCTTGACATTATACCTGATCCTATTTTATTTTTAGGTTGGATAGATGATATTGTTATATTTTTATATACATATAGCAAATTATCAGATTATCTAGAAAAATATATACCTAAAAAGAAAAACGTGGTTAATTTTAAAAATAAAAATGTAGTAGAAGATGTAGAATATGATATAGAAGATAAATAATAAAAAATAGGCCTTTGGCCTATTTTTTATTATATATAGTAAATATATGAGGAATTTTGTTATGAATATTTTCAAAGTCTGCTTTAACTTCTGATATTTCCCAATTTTCTTTTTTGATTTCAGGAAAGAAAGTATCTGCTTTAAATTCTTTAAATAAATGAGTTATATATAAAGTATTTGCATATTTCGTAAATTGACTATAAATAGATTCTCCCCCACAGACAAATACTTTCTTATTCTTTAAATCTTGCCTTTTAAGCGTTTCAAATATATTGTCTATGCTGTTACATACTATTACATCTTTTAACTCGTTATGAGAGCTTTTATCTTTTCTAGTTAATACTATAGTTGTTCTATCTGGAAGAGGCCTTTTAGGTAATGACATATAGGTATTATATCCCATAATTAAAACATGTCCTTTAGTTACACTTTTAAAATATTTAAGGTCCTCAGGTATATGCGTTAATAGTTTATTTTTATAACCTATTCCAAAATTTTTATCTATTGCTACAATCATATTTATATTCATAATTATCTCCTTATATTGCAAGTTCAAAATTTAGTTGAGGCTTAATTGGATCATAATTTTGCATTTTAAAATCATTTATTGTAAATTCATAAAAATTTGTTTTATCTGTATCAAGTATTAATTTAGGTTGATTATCACTAGGAGTTCTATTTAAAAGTTTCTTTGCTTGTTCAATATGTCTATCATAAATATGAAGATTTTGAACTAAATGAGTAAATATACCAGGTTTATAGCCTGTAGATTTTGCAACCATCATTAATAGTGCTACATATTGAATTTTATTTATATGTCCAGCTACAAGGTAGTCGTTTGAACGCTGTACTAATGTCATATCTAAAAATTCACCTCTAACTGTCCAAAGAGTCATGAAAGCACAAGGGTGCAATCCTTTACTTTCTTCAAAATCACTATATTGATACAAGTCCATAATATGACGTCTACCATAAGGTTCATTTTTCAAACCATCAAGCAATTTATTCATAAGATCATATTTTTTAACAGTAGCACCATATCTCATCCCAATTGTTCCATCACCAACATTCCAATCATCCCACCAATGAATATTGTATTTTTCTTTTAGTGTAGAAAGTTCATTACTTTGATCTTGATATATCCATAATATTTCTTTTATACCACTCTTCCATGCTATAGGTCGAAGTGATATTATAGGAAATTCTCCCTTGGAAATATCATATTTTTCGTATGTTTGAGGTATAAATAATGTATGGCTTGGCGTACCATCCTCATAGTGAGGTCTTACTTTTTCATTCTCAGTACTATAACCATTTTCGAGTATTTCTTCTATATTTTCTCTAAATATTTTTTCTGCTTTTATCATAAAAACCCTCCAGTATTTTAGAATTAATTATAACATAAATATGGGTATAAAATAAATATAATATAAATGAGTAAAATATAATATAATATATAAGATCAAATTTAAAAGA harbors:
- a CDS encoding helix-hairpin-helix domain-containing protein — translated: MISFTRKEQIVILILVVLVIGIIGFNLIFKNKNEIIYEEIEDEHIVEDTEVENEDDKKYEEEIVIHISGAVNKSGIFTLKSNSRVNDAVLAAGGLTDEADIDRINLAKKINDEEKIHIYKIGEEQLTQDTNTSTNINDLDSTEENLEKVNINTADITLLESLPGIGKIKANNIIEYRKNSNFKNIEDIMNVDGIGEKTFQNIKNKLTI
- the selD gene encoding selenide, water dikinase SelD; this encodes MKDELRLTQMTAASGUAAKIGPETLAQVLCHIPKNIDPNLIVGIDTSDDGAVYKINEDTAIIQTVDFFTPVVDDPYTFGQIAAANSLSDVYAMGGDPKLAMNIIAFPNCLSTEVMTEILKGGNDKVLEAGALIVGGHTVEDNEPKYGLTVTGFIHPEDVVTNSNLKENDYLVITKPLGLGILNTAIKADMVSPEGYKKAVKTMTTLNKKAKDAMIEVGINSCTDITGFGLLGHALEMAKGSNKTIKFSSEKIPYIKEAYELANMGIIPEGAYTNKSFIGNDVKISENVSEPLKDMMFDPQTSGGLLISVSEEKIDMLMEQLKTLDTEYDIIGRVFNKQKHYIIVE
- the selA gene encoding L-seryl-tRNA(Sec) selenium transferase, which codes for MESTKNLFRMLPKVDDILEKEKIQIALEYIPRNIILESIREVLDQIRNDILNSKILKEELDSRINDIPETIIKKAKYKINPKLKRVINGTGTVIHTNLGRSLISKSIMEKVVDTASNYSNLEYDLEKGERGSRYSHIEDIICRITGAESALVVNNNASAVMLILNTLGKGKEVIVSRGELVEIGGSFRVPSVMEQSGAILVDVGTTNKTHKLDYENNINEETAILLKVHTSNYKIVGFTEEVDLESLVKIGHSNNIPVVEDIGSGVLIDLSKYGLSYEPTVQESIKSGVDIVSFSGDKLLGGPQAGIIVGKKDLINRMKKNQLTRALRVDKMTLAALELTLREYLDEQKAIKNIETLNMLTMDIREIEEKANKLYNLLRDIEKIECKIEDDYSQVGGGALPLEKIKTKVISLYSNSIKISELEKSLRSFNPPIIGRIKNDKLYIDLRTIKEDELELIFEGVISSIND
- the selB gene encoding selenocysteine-specific translation elongation factor, which encodes MKNVIIGTAGHIDHGKTTLIKALTGRETDNLKQEKDRGISIELGFTYFDLPSGRRAGIIDVPGHEKFIKNMLAGVSGMDVVILVVASDEGMMPQTIEHLNILNLLNIKKGIIALTKRDVVDNEWIELVKEDISESVQNTFLKDAKIIEVSSTKLKGIDELSMEIDNLTREIENRDTENIPRLPIDRVFTLTGFGTIITGTLLQGSLKVSDEVEIYPKGLKARIRSVQVHGEDTDIALAGQRVAINLVGVKKSEIEKGNIISYPDSMINTRMIDVKLNLLENSPWIIENRTRLRLYLGTEEILCRAILLDKENLTPGESGYVQLRLENITSSKIGDRFIVRFYSPMTTVGGGIVLDNNPTKKKRFKNDIIKELKARETGNKEKILEESIKEKSRIFPSTKDLAIELVTTESEIKNITNKLTEDQKIIKFTMSDGENFIHIDYFEYMKREIVEFLQKYHEKNSLKKGILKEEIKSKYFSNIKPKLSELFIDRLIYDNIIKQDNLYISLNNFQIKFSEKEKSIKDNINDLILKDKFNPPKINELINSLKYKEEELLKVVDACIQQEKIILLDEDIIISKQAYDESIDIIKDYLKKNSSISLGEFRDLLNTSRKFAMALLEDFDRNKFTKRIEDKRIIY
- a CDS encoding response regulator transcription factor; translated protein: MANKILIVDDETLLVKGLKYSLEQDDYDIDTAFDGKEALNKALNNEFDLIILDLMLPEMDGLEVCQKIRETSSVPIIMLTAKGEDMNKILGLEYGADDYLTKPFNILELKARIKAILRRSTNKQSNSHDQVIQVEEFTINTLGRKVSIGDKEVNLTAKEFDLLLLLATNPGKIFTREELLEIIWGYEYFGDLRTVDVHIRRLREKIEKNSSQAEYILTKWGVGYYFRSKKK
- a CDS encoding sensor histidine kinase — translated: MVIILGVRKNKKTRFISIRWKLVSTYLLLVIVLLLVINIFITKTITNIYLEEKKIDMLAKTNIIANDIDYYTSSNSNSIIYEITKNEVINYGKEINSRIIIVDEDGNVTIDSKEEFRGQEFEHKEINSALKGKNISNDYNFKEYGHLLYTSVPLIINGKIEGAVLTSTSIDNIFVRVNSIKNALYWISFLSVIFVAIISFILANIFSKPIQKFTNVILNMARGNLNQKVEIHTNDEFNQLANAFNIMSTKLDQVDIQRKDFVANVSHELRTPLSSIKLLSESLLHQDTVDENVYKEFLSDIDSEIDRLNNIIDDLLSLVDLDKEKLNLNYKVTYINHLLEKIITRLKPISEEKNIELNYIEKAKIQLNVDKNKIQQAIINIIHNAIKYTHENGNVDVILYSDNKNAIIEIKDNGIGIPEKDLEHIFERFYRVDKARTRNTGGTGLGLSIANQIITLHQGNIEVKSEINKGTKFYIKLPLDDNVSLD
- a CDS encoding GerMN domain-containing protein is translated as MIIIIFIATIISGCQTYDDMLTSDSKSPIISPHPLENNFDAILYYSDKYNEKLVMKNKKIEDITKNIELEILEELISGLDGENIDNLIPKETKIRSIDIENQIAYINLSNDIIKEDLSPSEEVLLTYSIVNTITELDSIKSVQLLIDGEKKEFLSNVMNIEKPLQYSELLVEDKFINPFDTIKDYYNMLNNRESSKLASLFKNTDKKSRVYYEIQYIDKNVKKYNIKSYKLNNYKKTLLVDVVVEAITNDDKKVKYNKLFSMEYSDAQLEKTFKINEIY
- a CDS encoding universal stress protein; protein product: MKTKKVMVCVTQQKTCERLIEGGSNKVDKENDELYVIHVVNENDTFLYENNDSRALEYLFRVSKAVGADLTVIRSKDVIKAIVDFAKDKKITDIVMGESPSGKEQENSIEINLKNKLPKCDFSVI
- a CDS encoding YkvA family protein: MSKFIYKLSMIPKFFKDRDVSLPKKALIVLAAMYLIFPLDIIPDPILFLGWIDDIVIFLYTYSKLSDYLEKYIPKKKNVVNFKNKNVVEDVEYDIEDK
- a CDS encoding dihydrofolate reductase; this translates as MNINMIVAIDKNFGIGYKNKLLTHIPEDLKYFKSVTKGHVLIMGYNTYMSLPKRPLPDRTTIVLTRKDKSSHNELKDVIVCNSIDNIFETLKRQDLKNKKVFVCGGESIYSQFTKYANTLYITHLFKEFKADTFFPEIKKENWEISEVKADFENIHNKIPHIFTIYNKK
- a CDS encoding thymidylate synthase — encoded protein: MIKAEKIFRENIEEILENGYSTENEKVRPHYEDGTPSHTLFIPQTYEKYDISKGEFPIISLRPIAWKSGIKEILWIYQDQSNELSTLKEKYNIHWWDDWNVGDGTIGMRYGATVKKYDLMNKLLDGLKNEPYGRRHIMDLYQYSDFEESKGLHPCAFMTLWTVRGEFLDMTLVQRSNDYLVAGHINKIQYVALLMMVAKSTGYKPGIFTHLVQNLHIYDRHIEQAKKLLNRTPSDNQPKLILDTDKTNFYEFTINDFKMQNYDPIKPQLNFELAI